Proteins encoded in a region of the Globicephala melas chromosome 1, mGloMel1.2, whole genome shotgun sequence genome:
- the SPEN gene encoding msx2-interacting protein isoform X3 yields the protein MQIEVTAWIGPETESENEFRPLDERIDEFHPKATRTLFIGNLEKTTTYHDLRNIFQRFGEIVDIDIKKVNGVPQYAFLQYCDIASVCKAIKKMDGEYLGNNRLKLGFGKSMPTNCVWLDGLSSNVSDQYLTRHFCRYGPVVKVVFDRLKGMALVLYNEIEYAQAAVKETKGRKIGGNKIKVDFANRESQLAFYHCMEKSGQDIRDFYEMLAERREERRGSYDYSQDRTYYENVRTPGTYAEDSRRDYPARGREFYSEWETYQGDYYESRYYDDPREYRDYRNDPYEQDIREYSYRQRERERERERFESDRDRDHERRPIERSQSPVHLRRPQSPGASPSQSERLPSDSERRIYSRSSDRSGSCSSLSPPRYDKLDKPRLERYTKNEKTDKERTFDPERVERERRLIRKEKVEKDKTDKQKRKGKVHSPSSQSSETDQENEREQSPEKSRSSNKLSREKADKEGVAKNRLELMPCVVLTRVKEKEGKVIDHTPLEKLKAKLDNDTVKSSALDQKLQVSQTEPAKSELSKLESVRMKAPKERGLSSHIEVVDKEGRPKPRKHLKPEQTVDGVSAVDLEKLEARKRRFADSNLKAERQKSDVKKSSPEMEDARVLLKKQPDISSRDVILLREGESEKKTVRKEILKRESKKIKLDRLNAVPSPRECQELASVSVGTVSRPNSDLQARLREPVGESVENQEIQSKKPTPSKPPLKQLELLDDQGPEREDNRKNYCSLRDEPLECKSGQDKPHSVNTEEKIGIDIDHTQSYRKQMEQSRRKQQMEMEIAKSEKFGSPKKDVDEYERRSLVHEVGKPPQDVTDDSPPSKKKRMDHVDFDICTKRERNYRSSRQISEDSERTGGSPSIRHGSFHEEDDPVGSPRVMSIKGSPKVDEKGLSYSNITVREESLKFNPYDSSRREQMADMAKIKLSVLNSEDELNRWDSQMKQDASRFDVSFPNSIIKRDSLRKRSVRDLEPGEVPSDSDEDGEHKSHSPRASALFESSRLSFLLRDREDKLRERDERLSSSLERNKFYSFALDKTITPDTKALLERAKSLSSSREENWSFLDWDSRFANFRNNKDKEKVDSAPRPIPSWYMKKKKIRTDSEGKMDDKKDDHKEEEQERQELFASRFLHSSIFEQDSKRLQHLERKDEESDFVSGRLYGRQTSDGVNSTTDLIQEPVVLFHSRFMELTRMQQKEKEKDQKPKEVEKQEDTEDHPKTSESASENKESELKTPPPIGPPSVTVVAPESAAASLEKTAAEKTGEVPSVTEEKTTEPASVSEEAKPVSDLTPIAVEQPEQVDLPPGVDTRKDVAETPLVVEENSSVDQLPYLDAKPPTPGASFSQVEISVDPEPDSAQTLSKPTQKPEEADEPKVEKPDSAANVEPNASQNAEDVHEVPPPATEGVEVDPPVAAKDKKPNKSKRSKTPIQAAAASVVEKPVTRKSERIDREKLKRSSSPRGEAQKLLELKMEAEKITRAASKNSSADPEHPEPSLPLSRTRRRNVRSVYATMGDHESRSPVKEPVEQPRVTRKRLERELQEAAVVPTTPRRGRPPKARRRADEDDETEAKEPVETVKPAEGWRSPRSQKVAAGVQQGKKGKNEPKVDAERPEATTEVSPQLNVKENNTKSKTDKEEAGSEQKRDRKEISTDKNPPETPPAEVVEKKTAPEKNSKSKRGRSRNSRSAVDKSANLRNVEATVSPGAAAGPAGLPAEEAAAVAAVSPEKSESPQEEASLSLHLSSEPADLDKEPEKEDGSASKPSPEANQLAKQMELEQAVENIEKLAETSTPTAFKAAAADAPERLSTEDRDKPAHQASETELAAAIGSIINDISGEPENFPAPPPYPAESQTDLQSPEEGMEPETDEAVSGILETEAATESSRPPGSAPDPSAGPADTKEARENSSETSHPVPQVKGSKEAEVTLARKDKGRQKTTRSRRKRNTNKKTGGATETHVSEPDQVQSKSPATSEGATTQPPETPQEEKQSDKPQSTPPESCASDPSKTTSQGNLSQESSVEEKTPTKASALPDLPPASQPTPVDDEPRARFKVHSIIESDPVTPPSDSSMPTPPIPSVTIAKLPPPVAAGGIPHQSPPTKVTEWITRQEEPRAQSTPSPALPPDTKASDIDTSSSTLRKILMDPKYVSATGVTSTSVTTAIAEPVSAAPCLHEALPPPVESKKPLLEEKAAAPVTNTSDTQASEVPVATDKEKVTPVIAPKITSVISRMPVSIDLENSQKITLAKPAPQTLTGLVSALTGLVNVSLVPVNALAGPVNALKGPVKGSVATLKGLVNTPAGPVNVLKGPVNVLTGPVNVLTAPVNAATGTVNTAAGAVTVSAGAVTAASGVVTATTTGAVTVAGAVIAPSAKCRQRSGTNDNSRFHPGSMSVIDDRPADTGSGTGLRVNTSEGVVLLSYSGQKTEGPQRISAKISQIPPASAMDIEFQQSVSKSQVKPDSVTPSQPPPKGPQAPSGYANVATHSTLVLTAQTYNASPVISSVKADRPSLEKPEPIHLSVSTPVTQGGTVKVLTQGINTPPVLVHNQLVLTPSIVTTNKKLADPVTLKIETKVLQPANLGSTLTPHHPPALPSKLPAEVNHVTSGPSTPTDRTVSHLAATKPDVHSPRPSGPAPSPFPRACHPSSTTSAALSTNATVMLAAGIPVPQFISNIHPEQSVIMPPHSITQTVSLSHLSQGEVRMNTPTLPSITYSIRPETLHSPRAPLQPQQIEVRAPQRAGTPQPATAGVPALASQHPPEEEVHYHLPVARAAAPVQSEVLVMQSEYRLHPYTVPRDVRIMVHPHVTAVSEQPRAADGVVKVSPASKAPQQPGKEAAKMADAKAAPAPAPHGEARILTVTPSNQLQGLPLTPPVVVTHGVQIVHSSGELFQEYRYGDIRTYHGPAQLAHTQFPAAASIGLPSRTKAPAQGLPPEGEPSQPLQPAQSAQPAQSTQTSQLSQPGQPPSSKITPVSQEAKGTQTGVEQPRLPNVPGNRPAEPHAQVHRAQAETSQTSYPSPVSVSMKPDLPAPLSAQAAPKQPLFVPAPSGPSPPPGLALPHTETQPAPKQDSSPHLTSQRPVDMVQLLKKYPIVWQGLLALKNDTAAVQLHFVSGNNVLAHRSLPLSEGGPPLRIAQRMRLEASQLEGVARRMTVETDYCLLLALPCGRDQEDVVSQTESLKAAFITYLQAKQAAGIINVPNPGSNQPAYVLQIFPPCEFSESHLSRLAPDLLASISHISPHLMIVIASV from the exons ATGCAGATTGAAGTAACAGCATGGATAGGGCCAG aaacagaaagtgaaaatgaatttCGCCCTTTGGATGAAAGGATAGATGAATTTCACCCCAAAGCAACAAGAACTCTCTTTATTGGTAACCTTGAAAAAACCACTACTTATCATGATCTTCGCAACATCTTCCAACGCTTTGGAGAAATTgtg GATATTGATATTAAGAAAGTAAATGGAGTTCCTCAGTATGCGTTCTTGCAATACTGTGATATTGCCAGCGTTTGTAAGGCTATTAAGAAGATGGATGGGGAATACCTTGGAAATAATCGTCTCAAG CTGGGTTTTGGAAAGAGCATGCCTACAAACTGTGTGTGGTTAGATGGGCTTTCTTCAAACGTATCGGATCAATATTTAACACGACATTTCTGCCGATATGGGCCTGTGGTGAAG GTGGTGTTTGACCGCTTAAAAGGCATGGCCCTGGTTCTCTACAATGAAATTGAATATGCACAAGCAGCTGTAAAAGAGACCAAGGGGAGGAAAATCGGTGGGAATAAAATTAAG gtggatTTTGCAAATCGGGAAAGTCAGCTGGCATTTTATCACTGTATGGAAAAATCTGGTCAAGATATCAGAGACTTCTATGAAATGTTAGCAGAAAGAAG AGAAGAACGAAGGGGATCGTATGACTATAGCCAAGATCGTACATATTATGAGAATGTTCGTACTCCAGGCACATATGCTGAGGATTCCAGACGGGACTATCCAGCTCGAGGGAGAGAGTTTTATTCAGAATGGGAAACTTACCAAGGAGACTACTATGAGTCACGATATTACGATGATCCCCGGGAGTACAGGGATTACAGAAATGATCCTTATGAACAAGATATTCGGGAATACAGTTATAGGCAAAGGGAACGAGAAAGAGAACGGGAAAGATTTGAGTCTGACCGGGACAGAGACCACGAGAGGAGGCCAATTGAACGCAGTCAGAGTCCAGTTCACTTGCGACGCCCACAGAGTCCTGGAGCATCACCCTCACAGTCAGAGAGATTGCCTAGTGATTCCGAGAGGAGGATTTACAGCCGATCCTCGGACCGGAGTGGAAGCTGTAGCTCGCTTTCCCCTCCAAGATATGATAAACTTGACAAACCTCGTTTGGAACGCTATACAAAAAACGAAAAGACAGATAAAGAACGAACTTTTGATCCTGAGAGAGTGGAAAGAGAGAGACGTTTAATAAGGAAGGAAAAGGTGGAGAAGGACAAAACTGACAAGCAGAAACGGAAAGGAAAAGTTCATTCCCCTAGTTCTCAGTCTTCAGAAACAGACCAAGAAAACGAGAGAGAACAAAGCCCTGAAAAATCAAGGAGTTCTAATAAACTGAGCAGAGAGAAAGCTGACAAAGAAGGAGTAGCAAAAAACCGCTTGGAGCTCATGCCTTGTGTGGTTTTGACTCgagtgaaagaaaaagaggggaaggtTATTGACCACACTCCTTTGGAAAAGCTGAAAGCCAAGCTTGATAATGACACTGTCAAGTCTTCTGCCTTAGATCAGAAACTTCAGGTCTCTCAGACAGAGCCTGCAAAATCTGAGTTGTCTAAACTAGAATCTGTTAGAATGAAAGCGCCAAAGGAAAGGGGGCTTTCAAGCCACATAGAAGTGGTAGATAAGGAAGGCAGGCCTAAACCCAGGAAGCACCTAAAACCAGAGCAAACTGTTGATGGGGTAAGTGCTGTGGATCTGGAGAAGCTGGAAGCGAGGAAAAGGCGTTTTGCAGATTCCAATTTGAAAGCAGAAAGGCAAAAATCAGATGTTAAGAAaagtagcccagagatggaagatGCTCGGGTGCTTTTAAAGAAACAGCCTGACATATCATCTAGAGATGTCATTCTACTGAGGGAAGGAGAGTCTGAAAAAAAGACGGTGAGgaaagaaattcttaaaagagaatctaaaaaaatcaaactagaCAGACTTAATGCTGTTCCCAGCCCCAGAGAGTGTCAGGAGCTTGCCAGCGTTTCTGTTGGGACTGTATCAAGGCCCAACTCAGATCTGCAAGCAAGGCTGAGAGAACCAGTAGGCGAATCTGTGGAAAACCAAGAAATCCAGTCAAAAAAACCCACTCCTTCAAAACCACCACTTAAACAGCTGGAGCTATTAGATGATCAAGGACCAGAGAGAGAAGATAATAGGAAAAACTATTGCAGTCTTCGTGATGAACCACTTGAATGTAAATCAGGCCAAGATAAACCacattcagtaaatactgaagaaaaaattGGCATTGATATTGATCACACGCAGAGTTACCGAAAACAAATGGAGCAGAGTCGTAGAAAACAGCAGATGGAGATGGAAATAGCCAAGTCCGAAAAGTTTGGCAGTCCTAAAAAAGATGTGGATGAATATGAAAGACGTAGTCTTGTTCACGAGGTCGGCAAACCCCCTCAGGATGTCACTGACGACTCTCCTCCcagcaaaaagaaaaggatggaCCATGTTGATTTTGACATCTGCACCAAGAGAGAACGGAACTACAGAAGTTCACGCCAAATCAGTGAAGATTCTGAAAGGACTGGTGGTTCCCCCAGTATCCGACATGGTTCCTTCCATGAGGAAGATGACCCTGTTGGTTCCCCTAGGGTAATGTCAATAAAAGGGTCTCCTAAAGTAGATGAAAAAGGTCTCTCGTATTCTAATATAACAGTCAGAGAAGAGTCCTTAAAATTTAATCCTTATGATTCTAGCAGGAGAGAACAGATGGCAGACATGGCCAAAATAAAGCTGTCTGTCTTGAATTCTGAAGATGAACTAAATCGGTGGGACTCTCAAATGAAACAAGATGCCAGCAGATTTGATGTGAGTTTCCCAAACAGCATAATTAAGAGAGACAGCCTTCGAAAGAGGTCTGTACGTGACTTGGAACCTGGTGAGGTGCCTTCTGATTCTGATGAAGATGGTGAACACAAATCTCACTCACCCAGAGCCTCTGCGTTATTTGAAAGTTCTCGgttgtcttttttattgaggGACAGAGAAGACAAACTACGTGAGAGAGATGAAAGACTCTCCAGTTCTTTAGAAAGgaacaaattttattcttttgcattggATAAGACAATCACACCAGACACTAAGGCTTTGCTTGAAAGAGCTAAATCCCTGTCTTCATCTCGAGAAGAAAATTGGTCTTTTCTTGATTGGGACTCCCGATTTGCTAATTTTCGAAacaacaaagataaagaaaaggttGACTCTGCTCCAAGACCTATTCCATCCTGgtacatgaaaaagaagaaaattcggactgattcagaaggaaaaatggaTGATAAGAAAGATGACCATAAAGAAGAAGAACAGGAAAGGCAAGAATTATTTGCTTCTCGTTTTTTACACAGCTCAATCTTTGAACAAGATTCCAAGCGATTGCAGCATCTAGAGAGAAAAGATGAAGAATCTGACTTCGTTTCTGGCAGGTTATATGGGAGGCAGACATCTGATGGAGTGAATAGCACAACTGATTTGATTCAAGAGCCAGTAGTTCTTTTCCATAGCAGATTTATGGAACTCACACGAatgcaacagaaagaaaaagaaaaagaccaaaaacccaaagAGGTCGAGAAACAGGAGGATACAGAGGATCACCCCAAGACCTCAGAATCTGCTTCTGAAAATAAAGAGTCGGAACTGAAAACTCCACCTCCGATTGGGCCTCCTAGTGTCACAGTTGTAGCTCCAGAGTCTGCAGCAGCATCCCTGGAGAAGACAGCTGCTGAAAAAACAGGAGAGGTGCCTTCAGTGACAGAAGAGAAGACCACTGAGCCAGCCTCTGTCTCAGAAGAAGCAAAACCTGTATCTGATCTGACTCCCATCGCTGTGGAACAACCTGAACAAGTAGACTTGCCCCCAGGAGTGGACACCAGGAAAGACGTTGCTGAGACTCCTTTAGTTGTTGAAGAAAATTCATCAGTCGATCAGCTGCCTTATTTGGATGCCAAGCCTCCAACTCCTGGGGCCTCATTTTCCCAGGTAGAGATCAGTGTAGACCCAGAGCCTGACAGTGCCCAGACACTTTCAAAACCGACTCAGAAGCCTGAGGAAGCCGATGAGCCAAAAGTGGAGAAGCCAGACTCAGCTGCTAACGTCGAACCTAATGCAAGTCAAAACGCTGAAGATGTTCACGAGGTCCCGCCTCCAGCTACTGAAGGTGTAGAGGTTGATCCTCCAGTTGCTGCAAAAGATAAAAAGCCGAACAAAAGTAAACGTTCCAAGACCCCCATTCAGGCAGCTGCAGCAAGTGTCGTGGAGAAGCCTGTCACAAGGAAGAGTGAGAGGATAGACCGGGAAAAGCTCAAGCGGTCCAGTTCCCCTCGGGGAGAAGCACAGAAGCTTTTAGAactgaagatggaggcagagaagaTTACAAGGGCTGCCTCTAAAAACTCGTCCGCGGACCCTGAACACCCTGAGCCAAGCTTGCCCCTCAGCCGAACCAGGCGCCGGAATGTAAGGAGTGTCTACGCAACCATGGGTGACCACGAGAGCCGCTCTCCAGTCAAGGAGCCCGTTGAGCAACCACGAGTGACCAGGAAGAGACTGGAGCGGGAGCTGCAGGAGGCTGCAGTGGTTCCTACAACCCCTAGGAGGGGGAGGCCTCCAAAAGCACGCCGTCGAGCTGATGAAGATGATGAGACCGAGGCAAAAGAGCCAGTGGAGACAGTCAAGCCAGCTGAGGGGTGGAGGTCCCCACGATCCCAGAAAGTAGCTGCTGGTGTCCAGCaggggaaaaaggggaaaaatgaacCAAAAGTTGATGCTGAACGTCCTGAGGCCACCACTGAGGTGAGTCCCCAGTTAAACGtgaaagaaaataacacaaaatccAAGACTGATAAAGAAGAAGCAGGAAGTGAACAAAAACGTGATAGAAAAGAAATTAGCACAGACAAAAATCCACCCGAAACCCCCCCAGCTGAAGTGGTGGAGAAAAAAACAGCCCCTGAGAAAAACTCCAAGTCCAAGAGAGGAAGATCTCGAAACTCTAGATCAGCGGTGGACAAATCTGCAAATCTGAGAAATGTGGAAGCCACTGTAAGTCCCGGCGCGGCTGCAGGCCCTGCGGGACTGCCGGCGGAGGAGGCGGCTGCAGTCGCGGCAGTTTCCCCTGAGAAGAGCGAGAGTCCCCAAGAGGAGGCTAGTTTATCGTTGCATTTGAGCAGTGAGCCAGCTGATCTGGACAAGGAACCAGAGAAGGAAGATGGGTCTGCCTCTAAGCCGTCCCCGGAAGCAAATCAGCTAGCCAAGCAGATGGAGCTGGAGCAGGCCGTGGAGAACATCGAGAAGCTCGCGGAAACCTCCACCCCCACAGCTTTCAAGGCGGCAGCTGCAGATGCCCCAGAGCGCCTCTCCACAGAGGACCGGGACAAGCCCGCACACCAGGCCAGCGAAACAGAGCTGGCTGCGGCCATCGGTTCCATCATCAATGACATTTCTGGGGAGCCAGAAAACTTCCCAGCACCTCCACCTTACCCTGCAGAGTCTCAGACAGATCTTCAGTCTCCTGAGGAAGGAATGGAGCCTGAGACCGATGAGGCTGTGTCTGGCATCTTGGAGACTGAGGCTGCTACAGAATCTTCTAGGCCACCAGGCAGTGCACCTGACCCCTCAGCAGGCCCAGCAGATACCAAGGAAGCCAGAGAGAACAGCAGCGAAACCTCCCACCCAGTGCCGCAAGTCAAAGGATCAAAAGAAGCAGAAGTTACTCTTGCTCGGAAAGACAAAGGGCGCCAGAAGACCACTCGATCACGCCGCAAACGGAATACAAACAAGAAAACGGGGGGCGCTACAGAGACCCATGTCTCTGAACCTGACCAAGTTCAAAGCAAGAGCCCTGCTACAAGCGAGGGGGCCACGACACAGCCCCCAGAAACTCcacaggaagaaaagcagagtgACAAGCCCCAGTCCACTCCCCCTGAGTCATGTGCTTCTGACCCAAGCAAGACTACATCCCAGGGAAATTTGTCCCAAGAAAGCAGTGTTGAAGAAAAGACTCCAACCAAAGCATCTGCGCTCCCAGACCTTCCCCCGGCCTCACAGCCAACCCCCGTGGATGACGAGCCTCGAGCCAGATTCAAGGTGCACTCCATCATTGAAAGTGACCCGGTGACCCCGCCCAGTGACTCAAGCATGCCCACCCCCCCAATTCCTTCCGTAACGATAGCAAAGCTCCCACCCCCTGTCGCTGCTGGGGGGATCCCACACCAGAGTCCGCCGACGAAGGTGACAGAGTGGATCACGAGGCAGGAGGAGCCACGGGCGCAATCCACCCCATCTCCGGCCCTTCCCCCAGACACAAAGGCCTCCGACATAGACACCAGCTCCAGTACGCTGAGGAAGATCCTCATGGACCCTAAGTACGTATCTGCCACGGGCGTCACTTCCACGAGTGTCACAACTGCCATTGCAGAGCCTGTCAGTGCTGCCCCTTGCCTGCATGAGGCACTGCCCCCTCCGGTTGAATCTAAAAAGCctcttttagaagaaaaagcaGCAGCTCCAGTAACTAACACCTCCGACACACAGGCCTCAGAGGTTCCAGTGGCCACCGACAAAGAAAAGGTGACTCCAGTCATTGCTCCCAAAATTACTTCTGTTATTAGCCGGATGCCTGTCAGCATTGATTTGGAGAATTCGCAAAAGATAACTCTGGCGAAGCCAGCTCCTCAGACCCTGACTGGCCTGGTGAGCGCCCTGACCGGCCTGGTGAATGTCTCCTTGGTTCCAGTGAATGCGCTGGCCGGCCCAGTGAATGCCCTGAAAGGCCCTGTGAAGGGCTCAGTGGCCACGCTGAAAGGCTTGGTGAACACTCCCGCTGGCCCCGTGAACGTCCTAAAGGGACCAGTGAATGTTCTGACAGGGCCCGTGAATGTTCTCACGGCTCCAGTGAACGCCGCCACGGGCACAGTGAACACTGCCGCGGGTGCGGTGACAGTTTCCGCAGGCGCGGTGACTGCTGCATCTGGGGTTGTGACTGCCACGACAACAGGTGCAGTGACTGTGGCAGGTGCAGTGATTGCACCATCCGCAAAGTGCCGACAGAGATCCGGCACTAATGACAACAGTCGGTTCCACCCAGGGTCTATGTCTGTGATTGACGACCGTCCGGCAGACACGGGCTCTGGCACTGGGCTGCGTGTGAACACTTCAGAAGGGGTTGTGCTGCTGAGCTATTCGGGGCAGAAGACTGAAGGCCCACAGCGGATCAGTGCCAAGATTAGCCAGATCCCCCCAGCAAGTGCAATGGACATTGAGTTTCAACAGTCGGTGTCCAAGTCCCAGGTCAAACCCGATTCTGTCACGCCATCTCAGCCTCCGCCCAAAGGCCCTCAAGCTCCTTCAGGCTATGCAAATGTGGCCACCCATTCTACTCTGGTACTAACTGCCCAGACCTATAACGCATCTCCTGTGATTTCATCGGTTAAGGCCGACCGTCCGTCCTTGGAGAAGCCTGAGCCCATTCATCTCTCTGTGTCCACACCCGTCACCCAGGGTGGCACAGTAAAGGTCCTCACCCAGGGCATAAACACACCCCCGGTGCTGGTTCACAACCAGCTGGTCCTCACCCCAAGCATAGTCACCACTAACAAAAAGCTTGCTGACCCCGTCACCCTCAAAATAGAGACCAAGGTCCTTCAGCCAGCAAACCTGGGGTCCACTCTTACACCCCACCACCCTCCTGCTCTGCCCAGCAAACTGCCTGCAGAAGTGAACCACGTCACCTCGGGGCCCAGCACCCCGACAGATCGGACTGTCTCCCATTTGGCAGCCACCAAGCCAGATGTGCATTCCCCTCGACCTAGCGGGCCGGCTCCGTCCCCATTCCCGAGGGCATGCCACCCCAGCAGCACCACATCCGCCGCGCTCTCCACTAATGCCACGGTCATGCTGGCTGCGGGCATTCCTGTGCCGCAGTTCATCTCTAACATCCACCCAGAGCAGTCCGTCATCATGCCACCCCACAGCATCACCCAGACCGTGTCGCTCAGCCACCTGTCACAGGGCGAGGTGAGGATGAACACGCCCACGTTGCCCAGCATCACCTACAGCATCCGACCAGAGACACTTCATTCTCCTCGGGCCCCCCTGCAGCCCCAGCAAATAGAGGTCCGGGCCCCGCAGCGTGCGGGCACCCCGCAGCCAGCCACAGCTGGTGTGCCCGCCTTGGCCTCCCAGCACCCTCCAGAGGAAGAAGTGCATTATCACCTCCCCGTTGCTCGAGCCGCAGCCCCTGTGCAGTCGGAGGTGCTGGTCATGCAGTCTGAGTACCGACTACACCCGTACACTGTGCCCCGGGACGTGAGGATCATGGTGCATCCTCACGTGACGGCCGTCAGCGAGCAGCCCCGGGCAGCGGACGGGGTGGTGAAAGTGTCACCAGCCAGCAAGGCCCCTCAGCAGCCAGGGAAGGAAGCCGCCAAGATGGCAGATGCCAaagccgcccccgcccccgccccccacggcGAGGCCCGCATCCTCACAGTCACACCCAGCAACCAGCTGCAGGGGCTGCCTCTGACCCCGCCTGTGGTGGTGACGCACGGGGTGCAGATCGTGCACTCCAGCGGGGAGCTCTTTCAGGAGTACAGGTACGGGGACATCCGCACCTACCACGGCCCGGCTCAGCTCGCGCACACGCAGTTTCCTGCTGCTGCCTCCATTGGCCTgccttcccggaccaaggctcctGCTCAG GGCCTCCCTCCTGAAGGCGAGCCCTCGCAGCCTCTGCAGCCTGCGCAGTCCGCACAGCCGGCCCAGTCCACGCAGACCTCCCAGCTCAGCCAGCCAGGCCAGCCACCAAGCAGCAAGATAACTCCAGTCTCCCAGGAGGCAAAGGGCACCCAGACAGGAGTAGAGCAGCCGCGCCTCCCAAATGTACCTGGAAACAGGCCGGCGGAGCCTCATGCCCAGGTCCACAGGGCACAGGCGGAAACAAGCCAGACCTCCTATCCCTCCCCCGTGTCTGTCTCGATGAAGCCTGACCTCCCGGCCCCTCTTTCTGCTCAGGCTGCCCCAAAGCAGCCATTGTTTGTCCCTGCACCCTCAGGCCCCAGCCCCCCTCCAGGACTGGCTCTGCCGCATACTGAAACCCAGCCCGCCCCCAAACAAGATTCCTCTCCTCATTTGACTTCCCAGAGACCTGTGGATATGGTCCAGCTTCTGAAG AAGTACCCCATCGTGTGGCAGGGCCTACTGGCCCTCAAGAACGACACAGCTGCTGTGCAGCTCCACTTCGTCTCTGGCAACAATGTCCTGGCCCATCGGTCCCTGCCGCTCTCTGAAGGAGGGCCCCCCCTGAGGATTGCCCAGAGGATGCGGCTGGAGGCCTCACAGCTGGAGGGGGTTGCCCGAAGGATGACG GTGGAGACAGATTACTGTCTGCTGCTGGCTCTGCCCTGTGGCCGTGACCAAGAGGACGTTGTGAGCCAGACCGAGTCCCTCAAGGCTGCCTTCATCACGTATCTGCAGGCCAAGCAGGCAGCAGGCATCATCAACGTTCCCAACCCTGGCTCCAATCAG CCCGCCTACGTGCTGCAGATCTTCCCGCCCTGCGAATTCTCTGAGAGTCACCTGTCCCGTCTGGCCCCCGACCTCCTGGCCAGCATCTCCCACATTTCTCCCCACCTCATGATCGTCATTGCCTCTGTGTGA